In Alteribacter lacisalsi, a genomic segment contains:
- a CDS encoding C45 family autoproteolytic acyltransferase/hydolase, with protein MEIQVDVIQGRGSPNKFGIEQAKKIRNMPLYKVHEKRRPKSLRSYNTDFKKAKQFILKFSPELWEEIEGVAEGLGWTVSDTLHEYGGYQQDWKKSGCSSVMINGIYGRNYDYHPKTYDGRFVLWQPESGKGYSTIGFAQRVIGRMDAMNEKGLAAGYHFVNRLRPSDGFICTTIARFVLNRCATVKEAVSLLKEIPHRHAFNYSLTDASGDTAIVEASGKGVEVHEGDVSGCTNHFEKKQVENRHRTAESISRLHRLNEYTETMIKDPDMNSTIFTILNHEKYGIAKRDYGNWSGTIHTAVYDTRNLSVLVGTGINGQAVGISFSDWLNGSNMYIRKLKGILPGARLVTHLHREGEKTDAGNTDHTK; from the coding sequence ATGGAAATTCAAGTGGATGTCATACAGGGTCGCGGATCACCAAATAAGTTCGGAATTGAGCAGGCAAAAAAAATAAGAAATATGCCGCTGTATAAGGTTCATGAGAAACGACGGCCCAAGTCACTCCGCTCATACAACACTGATTTTAAGAAAGCTAAACAGTTCATACTCAAGTTTTCTCCTGAACTCTGGGAAGAAATTGAAGGTGTTGCAGAAGGCCTCGGCTGGACAGTCAGTGACACCCTTCATGAATACGGAGGGTACCAGCAGGACTGGAAAAAAAGCGGATGTTCTTCTGTTATGATAAACGGTATTTACGGCCGGAACTATGATTATCATCCAAAAACCTATGATGGAAGATTCGTACTATGGCAGCCTGAATCAGGAAAAGGGTACAGTACTATTGGCTTTGCCCAGCGTGTAATTGGCCGGATGGACGCAATGAATGAAAAAGGTCTTGCTGCAGGCTATCATTTTGTAAACCGCCTCAGACCGTCGGATGGATTCATCTGCACGACGATTGCTCGTTTTGTCCTAAACCGCTGTGCAACGGTAAAAGAAGCGGTCAGCCTTCTTAAGGAAATTCCGCACAGGCATGCCTTTAATTATTCATTAACAGATGCTTCGGGTGACACAGCGATCGTTGAAGCATCAGGAAAAGGGGTTGAAGTGCATGAGGGAGATGTATCAGGCTGTACGAATCATTTTGAAAAAAAACAGGTGGAAAACCGTCACCGCACAGCCGAATCCATTTCCCGGCTTCACAGACTGAACGAATATACAGAAACAATGATAAAGGATCCGGATATGAACAGTACCATTTTTACGATTCTTAATCACGAAAAATATGGGATCGCCAAGCGTGATTACGGTAACTGGTCAGGTACCATCCATACGGCTGTCTACGATACGAGAAATCTGTCTGTACTGGTTGGTACGGGCATAAACGGGCAGGCGGTTGGTATTTCATTCTCTGATTGGCTTAATGGAAGCAATATGTATATCAGAAAGCTGAAAGGAATTTTACCGGGAGCCCGCCTGGTTACTCACCTGCACAGGGAAGGAGAAAAAACGGATGCTGGAAACACCGATCATACTAAATAA